The genomic DNA TCACCCTACACTGCattatacaaaacaataaaaaacatgtgcaaGATCTCTGGAAAGATAACAGTGCAGGGTACTGACAAAATGCTATAGGcatcattactttttttaacaaaaatattCTTCAGTATTGAAGTCAAGACATTGAAGTCAAGACATGTCCTTAGCATGTCTTATACATTCAGTGTTATTACTAAAAATACTTTTGTCAGACAGGCCTCAAAGTTGGCCTGCAAATGTACATATGCTACAAGTACTTTAtacatttcattatttacatGGCTCTTGAACACACTAACGAGCTTTCATACTTTGTTTCGTCGTCATTAGGCCAGCAATTAGCAGCTCCAATTCTGCACAGGGAAAGTTAAGAGCCTCAGTATAAGATTGAATCACAAAAATAGAGAATCCATAGTGAGATAGTCGATCACGCCTCCATCATTACAATAGCATCCTGGTCTGTAACGCATTTAAAAACTAGTCTGATTGCAGTGCAAGAGTGTTAACAGGGGCAGAGGCAAAGATGGCCTGTTGATAATCAGATGGTCACCCATCAAGTTCTATTTTGTAAACATAAATGCCTGACTTCTGCTTCACCTTGAGACCCCCGGGCCACTTTGATTCAAAGACGTTCCCCAGCTCTGCCTTAAGCTTGCTTACAGATGTTTGCAGTCAACAGGACCAAAACAAGGAAGTGAAACTCAACAGTCCCACGTATACGTCTGGTCCTCTTCCGCATGTTGAAGCTGCAACACTGTGACATAGGCTGAGTCTGAGGAGTAATAACAGTTCTGATGGAACAGATCAAAATGACCCAGGGAGCTCAATCCCAATCATCACTCGGCTGGCAAGGTTAAAGTGGCAATGGCAACAACGCCATTCACACAGAGGATGtccaggaaaaaataaaagaatacagCAAAACTTTGCTTTGGTTACAAACAGCTCTTCATACATCtttcaacagcaacaaaaaggaTTTGTACAAAATAATGCTATGATAGAGTGTCTGGGCCCCAGACTTGTTCAACTCCCATAGTGCATGTGCGCACAGCGCAATAAAAAGGTACGAGAGTTGACAGTCCAGGGGCCTGTGTGCCATGGTCTCTTATTATGCTTCAGTTTGAGGTTATCATATTGACCTATACTCACTAACTACAGCTTATTATCTCTAGTAAGATAGCTTTTTTCCCTGCAGAATTGCAGTTGAGTGTCTTTTTCGTTCAAAACAAggaatataaaaagaaaaaaaaggttgggcCCTAGTCAAAAATGCTACAAATGTGATTTTGCTTTAGCACCCAGACTTTAGAGGTGACTCTAAAGGAGTATTGTTATAAACTGAAAAGGCATGACTGTCCAAAGAAATGGACTGTAAAAATGATGGGAATTAACCTGACCTATACTAATAACCCTTGCATGGGGAAAAAGATCACTCAATCTGCTTAAACAGCCaacataaaaagaacaaaacaaaacagaagtacAAAGGATATCCAGTTTTTCATTAGTCACAGGAAACAGACCCCAGTAAAAGCATCACCAACCAGCAAGGCTCAGCGGCTGTAATACGTcgcaatttttaaaaatgtgggtGTTTAATCAACATTTCCAGCAAGTGTTGCTTGTTGGAAAATGTCACATAACACTTAAAGTGATTCGACTAAAAACGGGTAAAAGTATTACAGCGCTGAGGTGTTCCTGGTGGGTGTGTACCTTCAGTAGAGTCCCAGTTCATTGATTGGCTTTTAAACGATCAAAGAGTGGGCAACCTCTCAGGCCTGCACCTTGAGGAGACTTTTGAGCTGGAAAGTCATCATCTCCCTGTTATCACATGAGCCCATAGGGAAGGACACCCAGTGGCTGGGGGGTTTGGGCAACACGCTAGGCAAGGGTGGCTCGCTGAACTTAGGCCCCGCGTAGCTCGGACTCCCTTGAGTGGCCAGGAACGTGTTGAGGTGAGACACTGCACCTTCCCAGTTCTGATCATAATTGGTGGCAAAACGGACAGAAGCACTCTTCTCTGCAGACACGGCCTGCCGCGCCTCTGGAGACCTGTGGTAGGCTGCGCATTTGTCGCTCCTGCGGTGGCCATGGTGGTGAAGGCCCCCTACCCCTCCTGCAGATGCTGCTGCTCCGTTCTGATCACGGCTTCTCTGCTTTGCCCTGCTAAGCTGGTGGTTCTTCTTAGGCAGAGGACGCTCAGGGTGGGAAACTGGAATGTTGTATCTCTCTCCACCTCCCATATTGTATCTGCACTACGTGTCAcctaaaatgatgaaaacattcaCAAGTGTGAGTTAAGTGCATGATATcaaggaaatgtgtgttttgctgtTCTTCTAACAGGGGGTGAACTTGACAAAGCCTAATCTCTCCGCATAGCACGCACACTCTGACGTCATCCCTTGATATAAACAAGCACACGGCATTACGTGCAGAAACACCAGACACTCCGACCCGccgcccctccccccacccacccactgcCGAGAGCCAGCTCCAGCTCACCTCTTTGTTGTGAGAAAGTTGACGACACGGATTTCTCTCTTCAATCTTTCACCTCCGATCGGGCCCCAGGTCCTCGAAGTAGTTATCAAGCTACTTCTCGCTGCACTTTGTTGTCCAGCAGGGTCTAAGGTTTTCATGTGCCAATGAGCGTTGTTTTCTCGTGGAGCCGAGCTGAACATCAACTCAACCTCGGCGGCACACGGTGCTCCAAGAAGCCGAAGGACCTttagtacaaaataaaagtccattAGTGTTTGTATATTGACGCTACTTCGCTTTGACTTGAAGCCCCGTCGtagctttgttgttttcttcctgGTGGGGGGATGTGCATTTCATAGTGCGTCACCACATCTTGCAGGTGAAAATCGATTGAACATCAAGCCCAGCGTAAATAAGCATCGTTAAATGAAAACGTATGGGTAAGCAAACATCATTGCCAAgacatttaatgtaaaaatgaaacatactCTACATGTTTGTTTGCCTCTAGCTGCACTTTCTTGCGCAAAAGTGGCATTTTTCGTCGTAAAAGTGCGGACAATATGAATAATTTCGACGTGTACGAGTTTGCAATGAtagctgaaaatgtttctgataAATAAAAAGACTCCGTTCACAATCTCGGTGCCAGTACTTTGGCAccagaccaaaacaaagaaacattgaACTCAACATGGCGACGAGGAACAAAACTGTTTTCTCTTACCGACTTCTCCTGGCTCGGTCGATGAAATCCGTCTCCACAGTGAATACAAGATATGCCTTCGTAATATCCCTCGGCGGACTATGTAAGAAGAACAACAGAGCTGTAGTTCCTAAAAAAAATCCGTCACCTTCAAAGCTAATGTGGTGTAAAACAGGCCGTATAAGGGCCAAGTCTCCCTCTCTCGACTCCGTCTGAATTGCAACAAAATGGAATCTACAGCAGAGATATGTAGCTCAGTCTCACCGAGCTCTGACCAATCATGTACCGAGAACAAACCGTACTAGCCAATCAGCGAGCAGAAACCCAGACGCATCCACTGCTTGTTGCCAGACTGGTGACGTCAATCACCGACCGTCCTCTCCTTTTCCTTTGTTGGAGCTCGGGTATTTCCTGAGAAGGAAGtgagaaaaataacagaaacaaacactggtTTTTACATTAAATCTGTCCAGCTTTCGAGCGAAATCATTTAGAAAATAAGTCCACAGTGTCGAGAAATACCGCGGGCTGGTTTGACGttacaaaatataaagtttAATGTTATGTAATGGTGTAGACTccgcgttaaaaaaaaaaaaaaaggtaaacctGTCAAGGGTTTAGGTTTATTGGCACAATTATTACTTTCCTGCTACAGGAAAACTATTAGTCGTGGGTTAAACCTGTTGTAGTGTGTTAAAACAGCTGCAACAGGCTTTGATGATAAACAACAGGCTGTTCTCTGCGCTGCCCATCCCCCATCTCCGTCTGTCCTTTTGCTATaacaaataaagcagaaatcttaCTTAAACCGGTCAATTTGCCGTCTTATAGTGTTCCACCTGGTTGAACAGGTAAAGGGAAGTGAAAGTTATTATTCCCGTGTGTCTGTTTTAACACAACCAATGCCATGTTTAATGAATAGGCTTCACTTCTTACAGTGTATAGTGTCAGCCAGTTGGTTAGTCTTTGTGCCATAATACAGTAAGAGCGTTGATTTTGATGAGGCCCAAGTCAAAGTTAATACTACCAAGTGAGTAGCCTGACAATAAAAGTCACACAGCCATAAATCTCAAGCAACATTTGGGCAAGCCTTTGGGGGTCATTAGGTGGGAACTTTCCTACCCCCgatgttttcttttgaattaaCCAAGAGCCAAATGGTTTACAATGGGAACCAATGCCGTggagcagatgtttgtttggtttctaaTTTAAGATTGTTAGGATGACTTGTTACGATATTACCGTGCGAGACCTGGTATGGCCTGTTAACGGTATTAAAGTTGAGGCTATTTTGAGCACTTTCTGACCTAAGTCCTGAATATTTTTAGAGTTAGGTGGTTGGATCTGATTGCACAACATCCTTGGAACATAACTTTTTCACCATGTTATTCGTGGGAGTAAATTGGTCTTGAATCTCTCCATTTGTATATGTTAGTCTTCATAtgtcatggtttttttttaactctcagCATTCATGTTTGCTCTTGAACGACACACTCTCCTCCTTGTCTTTAAAAGGAAATGGACGTAAAGATTTAGgttacaacttgtttttttatcagcGTCCACAGGTTCAGGTGTAAGCCAAACAACTACAGGGATTCATCTAAGTCCATGGTAAACTTTGTTTCCCACTCTTACTGGTTTAAAGTGCCTGGACTTTAAAAAGAGTTGCGCAACTTAGTCCGTGTCAGAGCTCACAGCTGAAGGCCTTGTTGGGACACTCCCCAAAGCAAAGCAGCCTTTGAAAAGGGGGTGTGTCAGTCATGTATGGAAAGTAGGTCACCCCGAGGTTTCTGTAGGTTGTATACAAGAGATAGGAGGTATAGTAAATAAACAGTAGGCTATTTTGGAAAGCGAAATGGAAAATATCCGTAAAACAGTAAGGGGGGAAAAGCTGCCAGGTTTATCTATTCTCTCACAGGATAGATAGTGTCGGTCTCATGGGGGCAGTGAGTGTGGTTACTGGTGTTAACAGTGGAAATGAGCCATGGAGTTTCCCCATGAATTTGAATAGTGTGAAATGTGTCGGGAAAGAGGAACAGAAGCAGGAACAGTTTCACACCACTCAGCAGAAAGTATAGGGCCCATATCAAAGACCTTTTATAACACTTTCAAAcgaaatctgtcctttttgctgCCAAGTTTTTTTCCCTGTCTTGTATAATAGGAGCACAGTGACATAACACATAGGAACCTGAATGAACTCAACCAAAGAATTTTACACTAAGAACTGAATAGACCAAGttcatacacacgcacacggTAATTGTCTCAATATGCTCCGTTTGTACTCAGTTCTCCGAAcaattttcagatgttttttcaaGAAACATGGCAGAGTAACAACAAGGACAACAGAGCTGATCAACTATTAACAGTTATTACAAGTTGAGGAAGAACGGAAGTATGGTGTGTAAGTATGAATAGCAACAATTATTCAAGTCAGACTCTTTCTGTAAACAGTTTCAGCTTTTAATACACACAGTCATTTACACAACTGGTGCCAAGATTTGTCAATAAGACAAAATGAAGGAAGAAGCTTCTAAGGagaaatatgtaactctgacacgtaTAGCCTTTAAAAGTGGTGTCgtgcaaattcaaaacatttgagaGAGCTTTCTTTGCTTTCCCACTTCCATCGCTGTGACACCTGTTGATGTTGCCACCGAGGGGCGTCCCAAACATCCGCGTAGAGGGGCCTTGAAACCGCCTGCCTTctttggtcaaaacaaaaaaacagaccattcaggaGCGGAGTCGAAActcagaaggaggacatactgctgcattgttgtcagagaagccagcacttcaacatgtagcatagtaaggtcattttaggatttaattcagtagatgtcttacatattgctcctttaacacaaCTCAGttagtaaacacaaacagaacttgttacaggctgtttgtgttatttaaCCATTAAATCAAAATTTAGTTTTTCAGGAGCCAAGATGCCTGATAAACACCATGGTGTTTATCTAACACTCTTATCATAAATGACTTTATGGAAACATCAACATGCCCTGAACCTTTAACAACACGAGGCACTTCTAGTCCTTTCGAATGCTTCAAGATAAACTTGCATACACAGTTCTGTACTCTCAGATAAAGTCCTATTGACTTATTGAAAAACTTAAAGCGTTGTCTAAGAGCAACTCTCATAAAATACAGTGCATTATAAATATTTCCAATCAAAAACTGGAAAACAATTGGAAACTGAAAATGTTAAGGTTTTACCTCTtacttttaaaacacttcaCGGTTTGGTGCCATAATATATATTGGAACTGCTGTCCCCTTACCAGCTAAGTTCCTGAggcaggaacctcctcactgttcaCACCTCAAACTTAAAAAGTAAAGATTAAAGCTCCTCGGCTAAAGACCTGCCTGAGGGTCTCAGACtagctacatcagtatcttctttaagatcactttttaaaacttatttttatcAAAAGGCCTTCTTGTAGTCCTTGTTTTAtccatgatgattttttttgtttgtatgttttcaaaGTTAATTTCTTctgcctttttgcctttataggacggctgaagagaggcaggaaatgttGGTAGAAGAGAGTGTGGGATGCCGTGCAGAAAAGGGCCGAGAACGGATTTGAACACAGAGCCGCTGAgacgaggactaaagcctctgtacatgagacCCGCAACATAAACGCTAGGCTATCTGCTCTCCCTGtccatgatgttttatttgcttgATTTATTTGCCTGTCAACTGTATTCAATCTTGGTCTTATTTGTTTTACgctacattgttgtttttattttcatggtttAAGAttgtattgttgtgtattttactgttgagattttttacattttaaaaagcactttgtgaaattggttttgataagtgcttataaataaactttattattattattattattattacttaagTTTTCAAttcactgtttattttttctaatgaataattaaaccatttattattaatttacaATTGTATTACACTGGTCCAAGAAAGAGGGGAAATAATTAAGCATTATTAAAACAATGAGCATTAGCGTGGACTAATTGGATTTTTACTGTTAATTTGTTCTTGGTCTTTTCACATGGCTGATCTGATACTGCTGTCTGAAGGTCTGCTGATCTGGAAATGAGAGGAGGAAATTTGATTAATGGATTCAGCCTGAATCCATCTGAAAAAGCACAGCGAGCCATATCATGTTTCTgtctgatttctttcttttttttttaaaggaggggGGAGTGGGGGTGTTGTGTAACAGGATGATGTAATCCATCTAATAATTGAACATTTCCGGCTTTATTCTGTCCTGTTGTCTGTTCTGATGTGATGCACCTGGTCAGGCAGTGACTGAAAAGAAATCTTATTGGAGCTGTTCTGCCCGCTGTAATCACATTTCCTGCCTTCTGGCCTGCTGAGTGCATCAGGCCACAGGAGGAGACGACATAACCACTGCACCATGTCACtctcatatttattattttgcttttatttagttttactCCAAATCCTCATCAATTTACGTAAAACTTGCACAAGAAATTGTTTTCTAAAGACATACAGTGTTGTCTTGACTTTTGATAGATTACATGTATGAGTCCcagtttctgttctatttagcATACTTTTCTGTAAAGTGACAGGCATAAATAGGTTGCTAGTTCATTTCAGAATGCCGCAGGTATGTGACATTTTATGATTAATTTGTCATCAAACTAATgatgtactttttattttcaccagAGGGATGTGAGCCAAATTAAACGGCCTTATTCGATGATGGAACTGCTTTTAGAGTTCAGTTTTGTATTTGCAGAGGAAATTAATGATTGAAGATGAAGAATCaactatctttttttattatgacgTTCACAGCACATTAGTGTACGGTTGCTTAGCATTGCCCCCTGTTGTCCTGCAAGCCAAATTACACCCAGAGCCACCCCTTCATTATCTGTTTCCTCAGTGGTCAGCAGTCTGTATGTAATATTGAAGAATCAAATCTTCTGAATTTGCAACACAATGAAAGACTAACTAAGATGTTACTTCTTATTCTAACATTTAAAGTGAATAGGCTCAACAGAGAGACTGATATCAGTGCATGATCGTAGAAACCTGATAAAGGGAAAGCCCTTTATGATTAAATAACTCTTCATAACAACACAAATTAAACTATTTCATTCTATTGTCTTAATTTATAATGCAAACACTTTTAACCCTTAAATGAGAAAAGTTGACAGTATTGTCTCTCAGCATGAAGCAGTTTATGTTTTCGTGTAATCCTATGATTAATTAGTTCTTGAAATAGCATAAATTATATAATTCTACGAGGAAGTCCTGTGAGTCTGTCTGATGCGCTGTCAAATGAAGATGAGTGGAGAATAATTAGAGGGGGAAGGAAACACAGctgtcacacaaacagaaaaataataaaaatgaatggcGGGGCAGTTTTAGCGTGAGAAAAACACACCAGAGGAGGTTCATTATTCCAGCatgagattattttttaagttatattATTGGACGGttattgtctttatttgataggacagctgaagaaagagaggaaacattGGAAGTAGAGCACGCAGCAAAGTgccaggctggatttgaacccacggctgctgcgatgaggacATGAGgactgtacatggggcgcacttcataaccactaggctatctggTGCCCTGCATTAGTGTATTTTTTTGACCTCGGAGTTTCAAAAATGATCACGGCACTGAGGTACACCTACAAGGTTATTAATGCATCAGAGAGACTCCAACAATTATGGAGAAAGAGATCATCAGAATAACTTGTGACTGTGAAGGTTGGTTTTCACATGAAGGGCATTTAGAGTGTTTTTCAtccctttttttattgacatcatTTTTCACACCTAACCTCTAACACCCAGTACTCTGCTCCTCCGAGTACCACCCTGACACTGAAAACATCACTTAGGTTGGACACAAGAGTGCACAATCCCTAAACTCTGTTACTCTATGTTTCTATGGTatgttcatatttaatttaacttcTATTGTTTATCATCATTTCATCAAATGAACTCTACTGCTATGACTTTAGTTTCATCACAGACTGCCAGCTGTAATTAAAACGACATCATTTGTGCTCTTTTATCGTCTCCcttggtttctctctctctctctctctctctctctctctctctctctctcactcccccctTATCTTCTTCCCTCACAGGCGCACTTTGCCTACAGTCTTGTCTGCAAAGGTCTGTGCGGTCTTTCTGTGGTCGTTTCTGCTTCTGAGAGAGGAAATAACAAGAAAAACCAGCAGAAGAGAAAAAGGTAAGACTTCAAAAGtgatttcattttagatttaaaatacagtggctgacttttaaaagtcagtgtttctttatttatatgCATACtggtatctttttttattcattgatttGGATTGTTTTAAGAAGCTTTATGTGGTCTTTTTGTGCTCTTCTAGCTAAACGTGCTAAAGACAATTTTGCAACAAGGACGTGATAGTGCAATAGTGGCTCAAGAGATTATTGCCACATCATATTTCAATGGCATGATGTGACTAAACCAGACATCAtcttcatatactgtatattttgtatcTCTATAGCCTTTGTTGGTGATACTTCTGATTTATTGAAAAGACAATCCTTTTTTTATGAGAGTGACTCTTGCTTTAGAGTCAAAACACAGCTTTCTGCTCTGTCAAtcaagcttcatttttttttttttttaccacgaGGGAGAAGAAGCCTGAGGTGCTGTAATATCCACCATGCATGTGCCCATATGGCCCACAGTTAGATTGAGAAATATTGTCCCTCGAGTCAAGAGGTGGCTTACTGTAAAGCAATTTTCTTCTGTTcgtatatataatatatatattttatatttcataagGTGGTGTCATATTTGTGATGGAAAGACTGAAAAAGCAAACAGTGGAAAGAGAATAAAGGGAGTGAAGGGCAAAGTGACCTGAATGAGCGAAAATGTTCCCTCAAGTGCACTCATGAGGATTGTAATCACTCACACTATGTCCTATATAAGCCTTCTACATTCCTTGATAAAGTTTTACTATTTGAATTGATTGACACAATGTATTCCAGctgaaataattttttttaaaagtcctcAATGTACCGTTATACACTTATGTCATGCATTCTGCTCGTAAAATAtagtatttgtttgtatttaagcAGTTATAATAAGTGGCCACTCCCCTTCATCACAGCGTTATTTACTTCAATCAAATCCTTTCTCATCACACTGAGTTTAATCTATTGATTGCTTACAGGTGATTCAATCAACAGAGATTGTTTAAAATAGATTGTTCATCTCTGTAGTGACCTTCACACACAGATTTGATgttttgtcaaaactgcagtCGCCTGTAGTTCCAGTAGGGGGCAGTCTCAATTCTGTTTAATATGATGATAGGCCAACATGGCAATGGAATGCACACAAAGTTAAGTGACT from Labrus mixtus chromosome 11, fLabMix1.1, whole genome shotgun sequence includes the following:
- the pnrc2 gene encoding proline-rich nuclear receptor coactivator 2: MGGGERYNIPVSHPERPLPKKNHQLSRAKQRSRDQNGAAASAGGVGGLHHHGHRRSDKCAAYHRSPEARQAVSAEKSASVRFATNYDQNWEGAVSHLNTFLATQGSPSYAGPKFSEPPLPSVLPKPPSHWVSFPMGSCDNREMMTFQLKSLLKVQA